Within the Candidatus Saccharibacteria bacterium oral taxon 488 genome, the region CAATAGCCTTTGGTCTCAGCTAACTAACAGTAATACCGCCCCGATAAGGAGCGGTATTTTAGTATCGGTTTATCGCTACACGCTAGGCGTTGCGCTTTTCGATAATCTCCTGCGCTACGTTTGGTGGTACTTCCTCGTACTGCGCTAGCTCCATGGTGCTGGCTGCGCGACCCTGAGACATCGAGCGGATGTCTGAGGTATAGCCAAACATATTTGCCAGTGGCACAAAAGCCTTGACCAATTTAGCGCCGCCCATCAAATCCTCCATGGCGTCGATGCGACCGCGGCGTGAGTTGAGGTCACCGATGATGTCACCCATGAACTCTTCTGGGGTGGTCACTTCAACTTTCATGACTGGTTCAAGCAGGATTGGTGTGGCTTGCTTGATACCTTCGCGAGCTGCCAACGAACCTGCTAGAGAGAAAGCTAGTTCTGAGGAGTCGACATCGTGGTACGAACCATCATACAGCGTCGCCTTGACATCAACCACTGGATAGCCAGCGATAACACCGCCTTCCAAAGTCTCCTTAATACCTTTCATGACAGCCGGGCGATATTCCTGAGGAACCACGCCACCCTTAATCTCGTCGATGAATTCAAAGCCCTTGCCGGCCTCATTCGGCTCAAAGCGTACCCAAACGTCACCATATTGACCGCGACCACCAGACTGCTTGGCGTGCTTACCCTGGACTTCGGCGCGGCCCTTGATTGACTCGCGGAAGGCCACTTGCGGTTCACCGATATTCGCTTCAACCTTGAACTCGCGCTTCATACGGTCGATCAAGATATCCAGGTGCAACTCACCCATGCCGGACATAATCGTCTGACCAGTTTCTTCATCAGTGTGAATGCGGAAGGTTGGATCTTCCTCAGCCAAGCGCTGCAAGGCGAGTGCCATCTTTTCCTGGTCGGCCTTTGACTTTGGTTCAACGGCGATGGACACTGGTGGCTCTGGGAATTCAATTGACTCCAGAGCGATCGGATGCGCTGGGTCGGTCAAGGTATTACCGGTACCGGTGTTCTTCAAACCAACCACCGCAGCGATATCGCCAGCAGCAATCTTGTCGATATCCTCGCGTTTGTCAGCATGCATACGCACGATACGGCCGATACGCTCCTTATCGCCAGTGGTGGTGTTCAAGACGTAGCTGCCCGAATTCAGCACGCCAGAATAGACGCGGATAAAGATTAACTTACCAACAAATGGGTCAGTAGCGATCTTGAACGCGAGAGCGCTCATCGGCTCTTTTTCGTCTGGTTTGCGGCTCACTTCGTCGCCGGTCTTTGGATTTTTACCCCAAATTTCGTCAACATCCAGCGGGCTTGGCAAGTAGTCAACCATCAGGTCAAGCAGCTTCTCCACGATGACACCACGGCCGTCACCACCAGTGACTAAGAAGAAGTCACCAGCCAGCACTCGCTTACGCAGCGCCATTTTCAGTTCGTCGATAGTAATCGCTTCCTCACCCTGGTCGAGGAACTTCATCATCAATTCATCATCAGCCTCAACGGCATTTTCCACCAGCAGGGCGCGAGCATTCTTCGCCTTCTCCAGCATATCAGCCGGGATTTCGCCAACTTTCAACTCGTGGTCGGTGTAATCATCGTAGGTGTAGGCTTTCATGTCGACGAGGTCGACCACGCCGTTAATCGTCTTTTCAAAACCAATTGGGATGTGAATTGGAAAGGCTTGTTTGCTCAAGCGATTGTGAATTGATTCCAAAGATTTCCAGAAGTCGCCACCGGTCTGGTTGATCTTGTTAACGAAGCAAATGCGCGGCACGCCGTATTTGTTAGCCTGGCGCCAGACGGTCTCAGACTGCGCCTCAACACCCATCTTGCCGTCAAACACGGTCACTGCGCCGTCGAGCACGCGTAGCGAACGCTCCACCTCAGCAGTAAAGTCGATGTGCCCTGGCGTGTCGATAATGTTAATCTTATGGTCTTTCCAGAAGCAGGTCACCGCCGCCGAGGTAATGGTAATGCCCCGCTCCTTTTCCTGCGCCATCCAGTCGGTGGTCGCACCGTCGCCGTCACCCTTAACTACACCAATTTTATGTGTCAAGCCAGTGCGGTACAAGATACCCTCAGTGGTCGTCGTTTTACCGGCGTCAATATGGGCAATGATACCAATGTTTCTAAAGTTTTGTAATGGAACGTTTGCTGCCATTGTCTTTCCTTTGTTAAAAATAGTTATTGTTCGAGATTCTCCGGAGCTATTTTGACGCACCAAAAAACTACGCTTGAGCTGTATTATAGCAGACGATTGGCGTTTTGTGAATGAGCCCTGTCTTAGCGCGGAATTTGGCTACGACCTGATTGGATTTGTTGTATACCCTTGGCCATGAGTAAATAATCTTTGTTTTGAGCATCAGACCGACCAAGGAGCGTTGCACGCACCATCATCACTAGAGAGTCACAGACTCTCGTGGTGGCGAGGGTTTCCACGGAGACAGATTGCACATACATCGCACCCGCCGTATTCAATTCAACCCATTCCCTATTATGAAGCGCGAGGCCCTTATACATAATATCGTATGGCATATACGGATCAAGTGAAGCCAGTACCTTGCAGTGAATGTTTATCGCCTTAATGACTCGATTAAGGTCTCTATTCGACAATCGCCTAAAAGGAATTTCATTAATCGGAATATCTACCAGCTCCTTGATCATTCGAGCTGAGTCGATACAATTATTGTTTGGATCAACTGGTCGTATATTATTCAAATAATCAAGGACCTCAGGCGTGTACAGCTGTAAAATAGCCTTGGCCTGTTCAATATCCATCAGCTGCGGAAACTGGATAAGGACATCCAGCGGAACGACATACTGGGCCGTGGTGCCCTCTGGTGTTACGCCAAGACCACCAAGTGCGATTTCTGGATCAGACTTGTTCGCGACAATCAGGCAACCGGCGCACTGGAGTTTATGATCTTCAATATATACGTATTCTTCTCCGTTTTTGGTATGTTGTTGCACCCATCCGCTTACCGCCATCAGCTGACCGATAAGCCCGGCAAATAGTTCTTGGTTAATCCGCACAGTGGCTTCTAGATACTGATGAGGATTGAGCTTTCGAACGTCGGCCATTCGTTCTCGAGCCAGGCGGAGGACAGTGGCGACTTGCTGATTGAAAACAGCCTTATCAAGTAACGCAAGGTTCTCGGGCAGCGGGGTGGCAGATGGGGTAGACTCAGTCGTCATCTCTTAATCATACGGCGTAAAAGCCGACTGACGCAACCATAACCATAAAGCTCTTAGCGATAATTCACGCACTGCAGCGGCGTGTCATAATCATTTTCACGCACCAAGCCAACGACTTTCTGTAACTCATCTTTCGAGGCGGAGGTGACACGGACGAGGTCGCCTTGGATTTGTGGTTTGGCTTTGGGTACGTTAGTACGAATATCGGCAGCGATGCGCTTGGCGGTCGGCTGGTCGAGACCCTGTTTGAAGGGAATTTCCCACGTGGTTTTGAGATTTGAGGTAACCTTTTCTTTGGTGAGATCGAGGACTTTGCTCGACTGACCCCGAGCCGCCAGTTTCTTGCGCACGATATCCAGCACCGCATCAACCTGCCAGTCGTTATCACCGGTGAGCTTGAATCCTTTTTTATCATCCAGCCAGTCAATCCCAGCATTCGTTCCCTTAAAATCGTACCGCCCTTGGATTTCTTTTTCCGCCTGCATGAAAACATTATTCAGCTCGGCTTTGTCAATTTCTGACACAATATCAAATGAAAAACTTGCCATTTACCCCTCCTCGTTTTCTCCATTATAACAAAAATCGCCCGTTTTTCAGAGCGATTTCTGAGTTCGCATTTCCTTGGCAATTAGCCACGAGCAAAGTGCGCAAAGGCGCGGTTGGCCTCGGCCATCTTGTGGGTGTCTTCCTTCTTCTTGAAGGCAGCACCAGCTTCGTTGTAGGCGTCGACGATTTCCAGTGCCAAACGCTGTGAATATGGCATGCCGCTGCGAGCGCGAGCTGATTGCACCAGCCAGCTAAACGCATAGTGCAACTGACGGTGTCCTTGAACTGGGAACGGAATCTGGTAGTTGGCACCACCGACACGGCGGCTCTTCACTTCAAAGTTTGGACTGACGTTTTTCAAGGCCTTCTCAAACACTGCCAGTGGATCTTCTGAATCCAATTTCTTAGCAGCAGTTTCCAGCGCGGTGTAGACAGCACGTTCAGCCGCCAACTTCTTGCCGTCCAGCATTGATTTATTGATCAAGCGCTGCACCAACACACTTTGGTAGCGGCGGTCAGGTTGTAATTGGCGTTGTAGTTTCTTGGTAACTTTACGAGGCATGATTACTTATCCCCTTTCTTAGTACCGTACTTTGAACGGCCCCGCTTGCGGTTGTTGACACCCTGGAGGTCCAACGCGCCACGGACGATGTGATAACGCACACCTGGAAGGTCAGGCACACGACCACCGCGGATCAAGACCACAGCGTGCTCCTGCAAGTTGTGACCTTCACCACCGATGTAGGCCCAGACTTCGTAGCCGTTGTTTAGTTTCACGCGGGCAACTTTACGCAAAGCTGAGTTTGGTTTCTTTGGCGTCTTGGTCGTCACACGCACACAAACACCACGCTTGAGCGGTGCATTTTGGTCGTAGTAACGCGTTTTCAGGGCGTTGTGAATGCGACCCAGTGCTGGCGACTTGGACTTTTTCTTAGCCGTTTGACGCGGTTTACGCACCAATTGGTTGATAGTTGGCATCCAATTTCTCCTTGGTTGATTTACTAATGATGGCGATTCGCCTGGTGGCTCTATAGTAAGCTGGCGCGGCATTGACACGCAAAAACCAGCTTCTCTTAGCGCCTACGGCTTGGATTCAGCAACTCCGCCCCGTGTCTATACCTTTTCTGCCGAGCATGCAGTCTGTACACATTCAAACCACCGCGCACTCCGAAAAGAGGAAACTCTGGGGATATTATAGCATAGACTGCGTGCAATTGCTATAGAAAAACCGCCCCGTACCCATCGGAGCGGTTTCTGAGAAAGAAAGCTGGTTGGCTTATACGGCTACAGCTAATTCCTCTTCCTGGTTGTCAGCGAACTCATCCTCGCTTGGCTCGTCGGTTTCCATCTCTTCGACAGCGCCCGTTCCCACTGGGATCTTGCGGCCGATGATGACGTTCTCCTTGAGACCATGCAAGTGGTCAGCGCGGCCAGATACGGCAGCGTTGATCAGCACGCGAGTGGTGTCCTGGAAGGACGCAGCAGATAGCCATGAGTCGCTCCAGATGGACACCTTGGTGATACCAAGTAGCAACTGGGTGTAGCTGATGAGGTTTTTGCCTTCAGCGGCCAGCTGCTTGTTGGTGTTCACCACCGCAGCCTTAGAAACGATGTCGCCCGTCACAAAGTCACTGTCGCCCGCGTCTTCGATCTGGACGCGACTAAACATCTGGCGAACGATGATCTCCAGGTGCTTGTCGGCCACGTCTTGACCCTGAGCGGCGTAAATACGCAGCACTTCGTTGATGATGTAGCGCTGAGTCGCCTCGACGCCCTTCAGGCGCATCAAGTCGTGTAGGTTCAATGAACCAGCCGTCAAGCGATCACCAGCCTCGACAACGTCGTTAGCCTTGACGACCAATTGCATGTTGCCAGGAATCTCGTAGCGAGCCGGTGCGCCAGCTTCAGCAGCGATCACTAGCGTGTCTTCTGCCGCTTCAACCACACCATCAAACGGTGCGACCAGCGGGCGAGTGTCTTCCTCGCCAGTTGCCAGCACGTCGCCAGCCTTGACGCTTGAGCCAGCCTTGACCATGATGGTTCGGCCGTCCAGCGGCAAGCGCTCAACGTTACCAGATTCTGGAGTGACTTGGACGATGTACTTTTTGCCATCTTCCCAAACGTCAACTAACCCGGCAATTTCCGCAACAAACGCCTGGCCCTTTGGTGTGCGCGCCTCAAACAATTCTTCGACACGCGGCAGACCCTGGGTAATGTCACCACCAGCAACGCCAGAGTTGTGGAAGGTACGCAAAGTCAGCTGAGTACCTGGCTCACCGACTGACTGAGCAGCGATGACACCGACTGGCTGATGATTACCAACCAATTTACCAGTTGACATATCAACACCGTAGCTGCGCTGCGGGATGCCGTTGAGGTTGTTGGTCGACAAGACTGATTGAATCTTGACGCTCTGGACGCTTTCATCGTCATCAATTGAGTCAGCAATTTCCCGAGTGATCAATTCGTCCTTGTTGACGTGACCCGGAATCGTCTCAGCGGCATAACGGCCAGCCAAGCGGTTCGAGAAGTCGATCATCGTTTCCTCAGTTTCTGAGCGGTAGATTGCATAGCCCTCGTCGTCACCTTCAGCGTCCTCAACCGTGAAGACGTCCTGTGCCACATCAACCAAACGGCGGGTCAGGTAGCCTGAGTCAGCGGTCTTCAGCGCGGTGTCGATCAGACCCTTACGCGCACCACGGGTCGCCACGAAGGCCTCAAGGCTGGATAGACCGCCAGTGTACGAACTACGGATTGGCAGCTCAATCTCGCGGTTAGCGGCGTCGACCTGGATACCGATCATGGCGCTCGCCAGCTTCACGTTGGAAATATCACCACGAGCACCAGAGTTAACCATCATGGAAATACTGGTGTCCATGTGCGCCAATTGATCCTGGAGGAAGGTCGTAATCTTATTGTCCACATTCCGCCAGGCATTGACCGTCAAGTTGTAGCGCTCATCCTCAGTGATCAAACCTTGGTCGAATTGCTCAGAAATCAAGGCCGCCTTGGCGTCGCCCTCAGCCACGAACTCAGCGATCTCATCAAAGTGCACATAGTCGGTCATACCGGTTGACACGGCCGCAGTTGTCGCGAAGCGGAAGGCCTGGCCCTTCATGCGGTCGGCGATCTTGGCAGTTTCCTCGGCACCGTACTTGTTGAAGATTTGCGCCAATACCTTCTTCAGCTGCTTCTTGGTCTGAACATTGTTGTCGTACGGGAAGTCCTCTGGCAAAATCTCGTTAAAGAAGACGCGGCCCAAGGTCGTCTGGCGCAGCTTGCCCTTAGCATAGATGCGAATTGGGGTTTGCAATTGAATATCGCCCTGGTCGTATGCCAACTCTGCTTCATAAACTGAACTAAATGCCTTGATGTGGTCAGTCTGGGCCTGCGGCTTGTCATACGTCAGGTAGTAGTTACCAAGCACGATGTCCTGCGAGATATGCAGCACTGGCGCACCGTCGGCAGGCTTCAATAGGTTGTTGGTGGCGCTCATCAGCTCGCGTGCCTCGGCCTGCGCTTCCTTGGAAAGCGGTAGGTGGACAGCCATCTGGTCACCGTCAAAGTCAGCGTTAAAGCCGGCACAGACTAGTGGATGGAGCTGAATCGCCTTGCCCTCGACCAGGACTGGCTGGAAGGATTGAATTGACAGGCGGTGCAAGCTCGGTGCGCGGTTGAGCAGCACGTACTTGCCCTTGATCGCCTCGTCAAGCGCATCCCATACAACCGCTTCACCCGACTCGATCAAACGAGTCGCCGAGCGAATGTTGTGGGCAAATTCACCCTTGATCAGCCAGCTGATGACGAACGGCTTGAATAGTTCGAGCGCCATTTGCTTTGGCAGACCGCACTGATTGATCTTTAGCTTCGGGCCGACGACAATGACCGAGCGGCCAGAGTAATCGACACGCTTACCGAGCAGGTTCTGGCGGAAGCGGCCTTGCTTGCCTTTGAGCATATCGCTGATTGACTTGAGGCGACGACGGCTGCCAGTCGAGCTGACTGCCCGACCACCGCGCGCCGCTGCGTTGTCGATCAAGGCATCGACGGCCTCTTGCAGCATGCGTCGTTCATTGCGCTGAATTACTTCTGGTGCATTGAGCTCGACCAGTTTCTTCAGGCGATTGTTACGGTTGATGATGCGGCGATATAGATCGTTCAGGTCAGACGTTGCAAACCGACCACCACTGAGGGCGACCATTGGACGTAAGTCTGGTGGGATGACTGGCAGTACTGTCAGGCAGAGGCTGGATGGCTTGATGCCAGCAGCCTGCATGCTCTCGAGCATCTTCAGGCGCTTGAGCAGTTTCTTCTCGCGCTGACCCTTGGCATGTTCGGCTTCCTCGCTCAGCTGGGCGATCAGTTCTGACAGATTGATCTCGTCCAGCAAGGCCTTGAGCGCGCTGGCACCCATGCCGACCTCGATCAGCTCGTCGTACTCTTCTGGCAAGTTGCGATAATCCGTCTCCGAGATCAGCGCGCCCTTGATGAGGCCCTCGAGCTGTGATTTCTTCGTGGTGTACTTGTCATTAAGCTCGTCAACCTCGCGGCTTTGTTCCTTCGCCAGCTGCTTGATGTCGGCATTGTCAGCTTCTGCAAGCTGCTCGTAGCGCATCTTGATCGCCATCCGACCCGCCTCAGTCTCAGCCTCCAAATCCGCCAGGTATTGGTCGCGGGTGACTTCATCAACCTTGAGAATGACATAGGTCGCAAAGTAGGCGATCCGCTCAATATTACGCACCGTCATGCCTAGTAGCAAGCTCATGGCACTCGGCGTGCCGCGCATAAACCAGATGTGCGCCACTGGCGCTGCCAACTGGATGTGACCCATGCGCTCACGGCGAACGATTGATTTGGTGACGAGTTCGCCGTTTTTATCAACTGCGGCCTCGCGTGAACGAACACCTTTGAGCTTGGAATCATGCGGATTGATGTCCTTGACCGGACCGAAAATCCGCTCGCAGAACAAGCCGTCGCGCTCTGGCTTTTGGGTGCGATAATTGATCGTCTCTGGCTTGAGAACCTCGCCGTGACTCCACTTTAGGATGTCCTCGGCGCTGGCCACCGCTAGGCGCACCGCATCAAAATCGCTAATTCCGGTCGCGTTAAATGAATATTGCGCCATCTTACGCCTCCTCCTTTATCTCTTCTACTTCGTCAATATCTTGTACGCTCATGCCGGCCTCGATGTCGCCGATGTCGTCTGATTCGTCTAAGTAAACTTGGTCATCGTCATCATCATCGTCGCTGGTGGTTTGTGGCACGGTCTTGTCGGCTGGGCCGCTCGAAGCAATAACATGCTCAGCGTCAACCACGCCGCCCTCATCAAGCAGGTCAACCCGAAGGCCCAATCCCTGGAGCTCCTTGACGAGCACGTTGAAGGATTCTGGCAGTTTCGGCCCGATGATTGGCTCGTCCTTGATGATAGACTCGTAGGCCTTGGCACGGCCATACACGTCGTCAGACTTGATGGTTAGCATTTCCTGTAGGGTCGCCGCAGCACCGTAAGCCTCCAGCGCCCATACCTCCATCTCGCCGAAGCGCTGACCACCGTTCTGCGCCTTACCGCCGAGCGGCTGCTGGGTGACCATGGTGTACGGGCCAGTTGAGCGGGCGTGGATCTTGTCAGAAACCATGTGGTGTAATTTGATCATGTGCATCACACCGACTGTGGTGCGCTCTTCAAACGCTTCACCAGTGCGGCCATCGAACAATTGACTCTTGCCGTCACGTGCCAAACCAGCCTTTTCTAGTTCATCAGAAATTGTTGCTGATGGCACACCATCAAACGACGGCGTTGCCACGCGGTAGCCTAGTGCTCGTGCCGCCATACCCAGGTGTGTTTCAAACAGCTGACCGAGGTTCATGCGGCTTGGCACACCCAGTGGGTTCAAGATCACGTCAACTGGCGTACCATCCTCCATGAATGGCATATCCTCGACTGGCAGTACCCGCGCAACCACACCCTTGTTGCCGAAGCGGCCGGCCATCTTGTCACCAACACCGATCTTGCGCATCTGCGCCACGAAAATTTGGATTTGCATCAGCACGCCAGCCTTGAGCTCGTGGCCATTCTCGCGGCTAAAGATCTTGACACCGACGACTTTGCCGCCGCCAGCATTGTTCATCCGCTGTGAGGTGTCGCGCACGTCCTTGGCCTTTTCACCAAAGATGGCGCGCAGCAGACGCTCCTCAGAACTCAGTTCCTGCTCACCTTTCGGCGTAATCTTACCAACCAGCACGTCGCCAGCCTTGACCTCAGAACCAATTTGCACGATACCGTTTTCGTCTAAGTGACGCAGACTGTCTTCTGACACATTCGGAATGTCGCGGGTGACGATCTCTGGGCCGAGCTTGGTCTCGCGAACCTCCACGTTGTAATCCTTGATGTTAATACTGGTCAAGCGATCGTCCTCCACCAAGCGGCGGCTGAGGATAATCGCGTCCTCCATGTTGTAACCGCCCCACGGCATAAAGGCCACCGTCAGGTTTCGCCCCAGCGCAATCTCGCCCTCGGCAATCGACGCGCCCTCGATGAGGATGTCGCCCTGCTTAACCCTATCGCCACGGGCTACCCGAACTTTCTGGTTGTAGCAGCGATCGTCATTGTTCTTGACGAAGTGTCGCAGTGCGTAGACCTTGACGCCATCAGCATACTTGACATGAATTTCATCAGCGTCAGCCCGCACCACTTCACCGTCGGCCTCGGCCTGGATCAGGTGGCCGCTATTCTCGGCTACCGCCTGCTCGATACCGGTACCGACAACCGCCGGCTCTGGCGTGAGTAGCGGCACTGCTTGGCGCTGCATGTTCGAGCCAGTCAAGGCGCGGTCAACACGGGTTTTCTCGATAAACGGTACCAGCGCCGCCGTCGAGCCGAGAATCTGCTTGTGAGCAGCATCCATAAAGGTAACTTCTTCGACGTCGACCTGACCTGGCTGGAGGAATTTACGGGCACTGACACGGCTGTCGGTGAATGACTTGTCATCATTCAAGCGCGCCCCAGCATCGGCGATAACTTCGCTGGCTTCCTGAGCAGCGTCCAGATAAACCACTTCGTCCGTCACTCGGCCATCTTTGACACGCAGGTACGGCGTCTCGATAAAGCCATATTCATTGACCCGTGCGTAAGTAGCGAGGTTCAGCACCAGGCCAACGTTGGCACCCTCTGGTGTCTCCACCGAACAGATACGACCGTAGTGCGTTGGGTGAGCGTCGCGCACGTCAAAACCAGCCCGTTCGCGGCTCAAACCGCCGGGGCCCATCGAGCTCAATCGGCGCTTATGACTAAGCTCAGACAGTGGATTAACCTCATCGAGGAGCTGACTGAGCTGTGAGCTAGTAAAGAATTCACGCACTGCTGCCACCACCGGCCGCGCATTGATCAATTGGCTTGGCGTGACGTTCTCCATATCAGCCACACTCATCCGGTCCATGGCATTACGTTGCATCCTCAGCATACCGACGCGGAACTGACGGGCAATCAGCTCGCCGACCAGCTTGACACGGCGATTGCTCAGCGCATCAATGTCATCAGCTGGCTCCTGGGTATTGTTGAGGTGAATAATCTCGCGGATGATGGCCACCAGGTCGCTCATCTGGAAGATACGGTTTTCAGCGGTATTAGCAACGTCCAGACCCAGGCGCTGGTTCATCTTGTACCGGCCAACCCGACTATAATCAAAGCGCTTGAAATCAAAGAACATTCGCTCGATCATCTGGCGTGCGTTATCAACCGTCGCCAAGTCGCCCGGCCGCAAGCGACGATAGACCTCGATCAGCGCCTCATTAGCGCCACGCGCAGTGTCTTTCTCGAGCGTTTCCTGAATGTAACTAGTCTCGCCCGTGTCGATGTCGGCAAACAGTTCGCGAATTTCTGAGGTTTTTGGATGGCCCAAAGCCCGTAGTAACGTCGTCACCGGTAGCTTGCGGCGGCGGTCAATCTTGACATAAATCGTGCCATTGGTTGCCGTTTCAAACTCCAGCCATGCACCACGGCCTGGGATCATCTTGGCACCGTAATAATTACGACCAGCCACCGTATCGGCGGTAAAGAACACACCGGCCGAGCGGATTAACTGGCTAACCACCACGCGCTCCGTACCGTTGATGATAAACGTACCGCGCTCGGTCATCCATGGATAATCACCGAGGTAAATTTCTTGTTCCTTGACTTCGCCCGTGACTTTGTTGGTCAACTCAACGGTTGCGTGCAGTGGCGCTTCAAACGTCAAATTGTTTTCCTTGGCGAACTGATCAGTGGTCTTTGGCTCGTCAAAATGATAACTGCCGAACCGCAGTGCCAACTTCTGACC harbors:
- the fusA gene encoding elongation factor G, whose protein sequence is MAANVPLQNFRNIGIIAHIDAGKTTTTEGILYRTGLTHKIGVVKGDGDGATTDWMAQEKERGITITSAAVTCFWKDHKINIIDTPGHIDFTAEVERSLRVLDGAVTVFDGKMGVEAQSETVWRQANKYGVPRICFVNKINQTGGDFWKSLESIHNRLSKQAFPIHIPIGFEKTINGVVDLVDMKAYTYDDYTDHELKVGEIPADMLEKAKNARALLVENAVEADDELMMKFLDQGEEAITIDELKMALRKRVLAGDFFLVTGGDGRGVIVEKLLDLMVDYLPSPLDVDEIWGKNPKTGDEVSRKPDEKEPMSALAFKIATDPFVGKLIFIRVYSGVLNSGSYVLNTTTGDKERIGRIVRMHADKREDIDKIAAGDIAAVVGLKNTGTGNTLTDPAHPIALESIEFPEPPVSIAVEPKSKADQEKMALALQRLAEEDPTFRIHTDEETGQTIMSGMGELHLDILIDRMKREFKVEANIGEPQVAFRESIKGRAEVQGKHAKQSGGRGQYGDVWVRFEPNEAGKGFEFIDEIKGGVVPQEYRPAVMKGIKETLEGGVIAGYPVVDVKATLYDGSYHDVDSSELAFSLAGSLAAREGIKQATPILLEPVMKVEVTTPEEFMGDIIGDLNSRRGRIDAMEDLMGGAKLVKAFVPLANMFGYTSDIRSMSQGRAASTMELAQYEEVPPNVAQEIIEKRNA
- a CDS encoding YajQ family cyclic di-GMP-binding protein; its protein translation is MASFSFDIVSEIDKAELNNVFMQAEKEIQGRYDFKGTNAGIDWLDDKKGFKLTGDNDWQVDAVLDIVRKKLAARGQSSKVLDLTKEKVTSNLKTTWEIPFKQGLDQPTAKRIAADIRTNVPKAKPQIQGDLVRVTSASKDELQKVVGLVRENDYDTPLQCVNYR
- the rpsG gene encoding 30S ribosomal protein S7, which gives rise to MPRKVTKKLQRQLQPDRRYQSVLVQRLINKSMLDGKKLAAERAVYTALETAAKKLDSEDPLAVFEKALKNVSPNFEVKSRRVGGANYQIPFPVQGHRQLHYAFSWLVQSARARSGMPYSQRLALEIVDAYNEAGAAFKKKEDTHKMAEANRAFAHFARG
- a CDS encoding 30S ribosomal protein S12; protein product: MPTINQLVRKPRQTAKKKSKSPALGRIHNALKTRYYDQNAPLKRGVCVRVTTKTPKKPNSALRKVARVKLNNGYEVWAYIGGEGHNLQEHAVVLIRGGRVPDLPGVRYHIVRGALDLQGVNNRKRGRSKYGTKKGDK
- the rpoC gene encoding DNA-directed RNA polymerase subunit beta' produces the protein MAQYSFNATGISDFDAVRLAVASAEDILKWSHGEVLKPETINYRTQKPERDGLFCERIFGPVKDINPHDSKLKGVRSREAAVDKNGELVTKSIVRRERMGHIQLAAPVAHIWFMRGTPSAMSLLLGMTVRNIERIAYFATYVILKVDEVTRDQYLADLEAETEAGRMAIKMRYEQLAEADNADIKQLAKEQSREVDELNDKYTTKKSQLEGLIKGALISETDYRNLPEEYDELIEVGMGASALKALLDEINLSELIAQLSEEAEHAKGQREKKLLKRLKMLESMQAAGIKPSSLCLTVLPVIPPDLRPMVALSGGRFATSDLNDLYRRIINRNNRLKKLVELNAPEVIQRNERRMLQEAVDALIDNAAARGGRAVSSTGSRRRLKSISDMLKGKQGRFRQNLLGKRVDYSGRSVIVVGPKLKINQCGLPKQMALELFKPFVISWLIKGEFAHNIRSATRLIESGEAVVWDALDEAIKGKYVLLNRAPSLHRLSIQSFQPVLVEGKAIQLHPLVCAGFNADFDGDQMAVHLPLSKEAQAEARELMSATNNLLKPADGAPVLHISQDIVLGNYYLTYDKPQAQTDHIKAFSSVYEAELAYDQGDIQLQTPIRIYAKGKLRQTTLGRVFFNEILPEDFPYDNNVQTKKQLKKVLAQIFNKYGAEETAKIADRMKGQAFRFATTAAVSTGMTDYVHFDEIAEFVAEGDAKAALISEQFDQGLITEDERYNLTVNAWRNVDNKITTFLQDQLAHMDTSISMMVNSGARGDISNVKLASAMIGIQVDAANREIELPIRSSYTGGLSSLEAFVATRGARKGLIDTALKTADSGYLTRRLVDVAQDVFTVEDAEGDDEGYAIYRSETEETMIDFSNRLAGRYAAETIPGHVNKDELITREIADSIDDDESVQSVKIQSVLSTNNLNGIPQRSYGVDMSTGKLVGNHQPVGVIAAQSVGEPGTQLTLRTFHNSGVAGGDITQGLPRVEELFEARTPKGQAFVAEIAGLVDVWEDGKKYIVQVTPESGNVERLPLDGRTIMVKAGSSVKAGDVLATGEEDTRPLVAPFDGVVEAAEDTLVIAAEAGAPARYEIPGNMQLVVKANDVVEAGDRLTAGSLNLHDLMRLKGVEATQRYIINEVLRIYAAQGQDVADKHLEIIVRQMFSRVQIEDAGDSDFVTGDIVSKAAVVNTNKQLAAEGKNLISYTQLLLGITKVSIWSDSWLSAASFQDTTRVLINAAVSGRADHLHGLKENVIIGRKIPVGTGAVEEMETDEPSEDEFADNQEEELAVAV
- a CDS encoding DNA-directed RNA polymerase subunit beta, producing MRGVTPVAQQTTRGARVFFTGTDSAIAMPNLIAHQEDSWRWFVEDGLSEIFSEINPIDDYTGQKLALRFGSYHFDEPKTTDQFAKENNLTFEAPLHATVELTNKVTGEVKEQEIYLGDYPWMTERGTFIINGTERVVVSQLIRSAGVFFTADTVAGRNYYGAKMIPGRGAWLEFETATNGTIYVKIDRRRKLPVTTLLRALGHPKTSEIRELFADIDTGETSYIQETLEKDTARGANEALIEVYRRLRPGDLATVDNARQMIERMFFDFKRFDYSRVGRYKMNQRLGLDVANTAENRIFQMSDLVAIIREIIHLNNTQEPADDIDALSNRRVKLVGELIARQFRVGMLRMQRNAMDRMSVADMENVTPSQLINARPVVAAVREFFTSSQLSQLLDEVNPLSELSHKRRLSSMGPGGLSRERAGFDVRDAHPTHYGRICSVETPEGANVGLVLNLATYARVNEYGFIETPYLRVKDGRVTDEVVYLDAAQEASEVIADAGARLNDDKSFTDSRVSARKFLQPGQVDVEEVTFMDAAHKQILGSTAALVPFIEKTRVDRALTGSNMQRQAVPLLTPEPAVVGTGIEQAVAENSGHLIQAEADGEVVRADADEIHVKYADGVKVYALRHFVKNNDDRCYNQKVRVARGDRVKQGDILIEGASIAEGEIALGRNLTVAFMPWGGYNMEDAIILSRRLVEDDRLTSINIKDYNVEVRETKLGPEIVTRDIPNVSEDSLRHLDENGIVQIGSEVKAGDVLVGKITPKGEQELSSEERLLRAIFGEKAKDVRDTSQRMNNAGGGKVVGVKIFSRENGHELKAGVLMQIQIFVAQMRKIGVGDKMAGRFGNKGVVARVLPVEDMPFMEDGTPVDVILNPLGVPSRMNLGQLFETHLGMAARALGYRVATPSFDGVPSATISDELEKAGLARDGKSQLFDGRTGEAFEERTTVGVMHMIKLHHMVSDKIHARSTGPYTMVTQQPLGGKAQNGGQRFGEMEVWALEAYGAAATLQEMLTIKSDDVYGRAKAYESIIKDEPIIGPKLPESFNVLVKELQGLGLRVDLLDEGGVVDAEHVIASSGPADKTVPQTTSDDDDDDDQVYLDESDDIGDIEAGMSVQDIDEVEEIKEEA